Proteins encoded by one window of Myxococcales bacterium:
- the xth gene encoding exodeoxyribonuclease III translates to MKIASYNVNSLRAREARVLAWLAKEAPDVLCLQELKLEEEKFPHLEIAALGYKAAVYGQKTYNGVAILSRHELTDVERGFGDGADDPQARFIAATTGGVRVMCAYMPNGESPSSDKYAYKLAWFDRLTRWLAPRLAGGSGAGRALLLGDYNVAPTDLDVHDPAAWAGSALCSAPERAAFQGLLDLGLVDTFRALHPEEKAFSWWDYRMLGFPKNRGLRIDHVLVTRDLMPRLTAAWIDRAERKGKQPSDHAPVLVELSDT, encoded by the coding sequence ATGAAGATCGCGAGCTACAACGTGAACAGTCTCCGCGCTCGCGAGGCCCGTGTGCTCGCGTGGCTCGCGAAGGAGGCGCCCGACGTGCTCTGCCTCCAGGAGCTCAAGCTCGAGGAGGAGAAGTTCCCACACCTCGAGATCGCGGCGCTCGGCTACAAGGCGGCGGTCTACGGTCAGAAGACGTACAACGGCGTGGCGATTCTCTCGCGGCACGAGCTCACCGACGTGGAGCGGGGCTTCGGTGACGGGGCCGACGATCCTCAGGCGCGCTTCATCGCGGCCACCACCGGCGGAGTCCGCGTCATGTGCGCGTACATGCCGAACGGCGAGTCTCCGTCGTCCGACAAGTACGCCTACAAGCTCGCGTGGTTCGACCGCCTCACGCGGTGGCTCGCGCCGCGGCTAGCGGGAGGGAGCGGGGCAGGTCGCGCGCTCTTGCTCGGCGACTACAACGTCGCGCCGACCGATCTCGACGTGCACGATCCGGCCGCATGGGCTGGCTCCGCGCTGTGCTCGGCCCCCGAACGCGCGGCGTTCCAGGGGCTGCTCGACCTCGGCCTGGTCGACACCTTCCGCGCACTCCACCCGGAGGAGAAGGCCTTCTCGTGGTGGGACTACCGCATGCTCGGCTTCCCCAAGAACCGCGGGCTACGCATCGACCACGTGCTCGTCACGCGCGATCTGATGCCACGTCTCACCGCGGCGTGGATCGACCGCGCCGAGCGCAAGGGCAAGCAGCCGAGCGACCACGCGCCGGTGCTCGTCGAGCTCTCCGACACGTAG
- a CDS encoding oligosaccharide flippase family protein, producing the protein MSERGSDQGGLAERQDPSEPADASAPSAEEHAVEPAPPSATASTKEAKRNLRDKAVRAAGWTIAAGLLARVLGIVGSLGITYFLDPAAIGEVQLAVILCFTANQFTLLGYGQYLVAKPDEGPDTVFHVTVLHLGLGAVAFAVILALGVPLGHWFHSPLLMRYLPWMVVAVAFERLYFVPERVLIRELDFPRVAVARSLSELTYSISSVGLAVLGFGGMAILYGNIARGIVRLFITWRFVPREAWLTPTKLRMDVYKRILRFGLPLGVSQAFAFANTRFDNLVMKRLFGADIMGRYTLAYNLADVPAEQIGEQIAEVLLPSFARMTPEDRKNAIVRVTGIIALVIFPVAVGFGAVALTAERLMRSNWFGIGNMLMVLCVMSITRPLCSKAHSYLQATDRTLRITQLEAFKLVAVISCIYAFSRFGPLWSCFGVGLAFLMELSLAWYIMSRGDNIPYSAFFKRLLPPLLACVPMVAAVEATRRGLLLVLPDRKPFVVLSLAIQMLVGAVAYGAGAMLLARTQANEFLALTRSALQRRRGKAEPAPASG; encoded by the coding sequence GTGAGCGAACGCGGAAGCGACCAGGGCGGCTTGGCCGAGCGCCAGGACCCCAGTGAACCTGCCGACGCGAGCGCGCCGTCGGCCGAGGAGCACGCCGTCGAGCCCGCGCCGCCGTCGGCGACGGCGTCCACGAAGGAGGCGAAGCGCAACCTGCGCGACAAGGCCGTCCGCGCCGCCGGCTGGACCATCGCCGCCGGTCTCCTCGCCCGCGTGCTCGGCATCGTCGGCTCCCTCGGAATTACCTATTTCCTCGACCCCGCGGCCATCGGCGAGGTCCAGCTCGCCGTCATTCTCTGCTTCACGGCAAACCAGTTCACCCTGCTCGGCTATGGGCAATATTTGGTGGCGAAGCCCGACGAGGGACCGGACACGGTGTTCCACGTCACCGTGCTCCACCTCGGGCTCGGCGCGGTCGCCTTCGCGGTCATTCTCGCGCTCGGGGTCCCGCTGGGGCACTGGTTTCATTCGCCCCTGCTCATGCGCTACCTGCCGTGGATGGTGGTCGCGGTCGCGTTCGAGCGGCTCTATTTCGTGCCCGAGCGCGTGCTGATTCGCGAGCTGGATTTTCCACGCGTGGCCGTCGCCCGCTCGCTCTCCGAGCTCACCTATTCGATCTCGAGCGTTGGGCTCGCGGTGCTCGGCTTCGGCGGCATGGCGATCCTCTATGGCAACATCGCGCGCGGCATCGTGCGGCTCTTCATCACATGGCGCTTCGTGCCGCGCGAGGCGTGGCTCACGCCCACGAAGCTCCGCATGGATGTCTACAAGCGCATCCTGCGTTTCGGCTTGCCCCTCGGCGTGAGCCAGGCCTTCGCCTTCGCCAACACGCGGTTCGACAACCTCGTGATGAAGCGCCTGTTTGGCGCCGACATCATGGGTCGCTACACGCTCGCGTACAACCTTGCCGACGTCCCCGCCGAACAGATCGGCGAGCAGATCGCCGAGGTGCTCCTGCCCTCTTTCGCCCGCATGACGCCGGAGGATCGCAAGAACGCCATCGTGCGCGTCACGGGCATCATCGCGCTTGTCATCTTCCCGGTCGCGGTGGGCTTCGGCGCCGTGGCGCTCACCGCGGAGCGCCTCATGCGCTCCAACTGGTTCGGCATCGGGAACATGCTCATGGTGCTCTGCGTGATGAGCATCACGCGGCCGCTGTGCTCGAAGGCGCACTCGTACTTGCAGGCCACGGACCGCACGCTCCGCATCACGCAGCTCGAGGCGTTCAAGCTCGTGGCCGTCATCTCCTGCATCTACGCGTTCTCGCGCTTCGGGCCGCTGTGGTCCTGTTTTGGCGTCGGCCTGGCCTTCCTCATGGAGCTGTCGCTCGCGTGGTACATCATGTCGCGGGGCGACAACATCCCGTACTCGGCCTTCTTCAAGCGGCTCCTGCCGCCGCTCCTCGCGTGCGTGCCGATGGTCGCGGCGGTCGAGGCGACGCGCCGGGGGCTCTTGCTCGTTCTGCCCGACCGGAAGCCCTTCGTCGTGCTCAGCCTCGCCATTCAGATGCTGGTCGGCGCGGTCGCGTATGGGGCGGGGGCGATGCTCCTCGCGCGCACGCAGGCCAACGAGTTTCTGGCGCTCACGCGCAGCGCGCTGCAGCGTCGTCGTGGCAAGGCCGAGCCCGCGCCCGCGAGCGGCTGA
- a CDS encoding thrombospondin type 3 repeat-containing protein, producing MPAPLSARLARASLAPRLLSRLALGARLSLGTVGVVCAVAGASCREDTRDTPVDPSRRDAGDPDGDSGVFVPPPKVEPHASKNPQPKVTECGRPAFPGAGGAVCAVTKTGTGVGHVVVQGTVLGPGETFHRGEVLISDGKIACVGCDCASTPAYADASIVTCPDGVVSPGLVNPHEHLTYANNAPVSHGQTRYYHRADWQGSRGGPRLAYASGANNTLQAYAELRYLMSGTTTIAGGGGVTGLARNADDDAQTLEGMPIQIADSDVFPLPGKLRPTGCEYDTGRTTSASVDQLGGYLPHIGEGIDLEAKNELVCAGEEGRYDLLKPQTAVIHAVAATPKEGALLRGSQSSVVWSPRSNVDLYGDTAPIVMLDMAGVPIALGTDWVVSGSMNMSRELRCADELNQKYYGKHFTDADMWRMVTENAAAAVGAGTVIGALKVGYLADLAVYDGSKAKDHRAVLEGGVEDVALVLRGGKAMYGDEGLFTQGPFLPSGGDRCAAMAGGVCGKQKRACIDAGTSTTPYTLETLRTAGEAIYPLFSCKDAPPKNEPSCVPFRSAYPKGITPEDKDGDGVPDISDNCVDVFNPVRPLDPDAVQADSDKDGVGDACDVCPNDPTQKCEQLVAGDVDGDGVPNALDNCPRLANAGQEDADKDGRGDACDGCSEANPGAVPCASTIVDVRNPALVKHPKVGTIVSLAGGRVIGKKTSDRLWLQEANATPVPFSGITLLTDSFATGVSVGNEITVTGVYTEVFGISTITVASLQTTGNQTTLPFSPVVVTAAEYGNTATSAEGLENMLLQLDNVTILNDNPDTGPFYELVVTGNLRIDDEIYSRYGVGTSAAPPPQPIPGFLKGQVLTKVVGVGGFSFSNRKIYPRGAADIVKP from the coding sequence ATGCCCGCTCCGCTCTCCGCTCGCCTCGCGCGAGCCTCGCTCGCGCCTCGCCTCCTGTCGCGCCTCGCGCTCGGCGCGCGGCTCTCGCTCGGCACGGTGGGGGTCGTGTGCGCGGTGGCCGGCGCCTCGTGCCGCGAGGACACGCGTGACACGCCCGTCGATCCCAGTCGGCGCGACGCCGGCGATCCTGACGGCGACAGCGGCGTGTTCGTGCCCCCGCCGAAGGTCGAGCCCCACGCGAGCAAGAACCCGCAGCCGAAGGTGACCGAGTGCGGCCGCCCCGCGTTCCCCGGCGCCGGCGGCGCGGTGTGCGCCGTCACCAAGACCGGCACCGGCGTGGGGCACGTGGTCGTGCAGGGCACGGTCCTCGGCCCGGGCGAGACGTTCCACCGAGGCGAGGTGCTGATCTCGGACGGCAAGATCGCCTGCGTCGGGTGCGACTGCGCGAGCACCCCCGCGTACGCCGACGCGTCGATCGTGACCTGCCCCGACGGGGTGGTCTCGCCAGGCCTCGTGAACCCCCACGAGCACCTCACGTACGCGAACAACGCGCCGGTGTCGCACGGCCAGACGCGCTACTACCACCGCGCCGATTGGCAGGGCTCGCGGGGTGGGCCACGCCTCGCCTACGCCAGCGGCGCCAACAACACGCTCCAGGCGTACGCCGAGCTCCGCTACCTCATGAGCGGGACGACCACGATCGCGGGCGGCGGCGGGGTCACCGGCCTCGCGCGGAACGCCGACGACGACGCGCAGACCCTGGAGGGGATGCCCATCCAGATCGCCGACTCCGACGTGTTCCCCCTGCCGGGCAAGCTCCGCCCGACCGGTTGCGAGTACGACACGGGCCGCACCACGTCGGCTTCGGTCGATCAGCTGGGCGGCTACCTTCCGCACATCGGCGAGGGCATCGACCTCGAGGCGAAGAACGAGCTCGTGTGCGCCGGAGAAGAGGGACGCTACGATCTGCTGAAGCCGCAGACGGCGGTCATCCATGCCGTGGCGGCCACCCCGAAGGAGGGAGCCCTGTTGCGCGGATCGCAGTCCAGCGTCGTCTGGTCTCCGCGCTCCAACGTGGACCTCTACGGCGACACCGCGCCCATCGTGATGCTCGACATGGCGGGGGTGCCCATCGCGCTCGGCACCGACTGGGTCGTGTCGGGGTCCATGAACATGTCGCGCGAGCTGCGTTGCGCCGACGAGCTCAACCAGAAGTACTACGGCAAACACTTCACCGACGCCGACATGTGGCGAATGGTCACCGAGAACGCGGCGGCGGCCGTGGGAGCGGGCACGGTCATTGGCGCGCTGAAGGTGGGTTACCTCGCCGATCTCGCGGTCTACGACGGCTCGAAGGCGAAAGACCACCGCGCCGTGCTCGAAGGCGGCGTGGAAGACGTGGCGCTCGTGCTCCGCGGCGGCAAGGCGATGTACGGAGACGAAGGGCTCTTCACCCAGGGCCCCTTCCTGCCCAGCGGCGGCGATCGCTGCGCCGCGATGGCGGGCGGCGTGTGTGGCAAGCAGAAGCGCGCGTGCATCGACGCGGGCACCTCCACGACGCCCTACACCCTCGAGACCCTCCGCACCGCGGGCGAGGCCATCTATCCGCTGTTCTCCTGCAAAGACGCTCCCCCGAAGAACGAGCCGAGCTGCGTGCCCTTCCGGAGCGCGTACCCGAAGGGCATCACCCCGGAAGACAAGGACGGCGACGGCGTCCCCGACATCTCGGACAACTGCGTCGACGTGTTCAACCCGGTGCGGCCGCTCGACCCCGACGCGGTGCAGGCCGACTCCGACAAGGACGGCGTCGGCGACGCGTGCGATGTCTGCCCAAACGACCCCACCCAGAAGTGCGAGCAGCTCGTGGCCGGCGACGTCGACGGCGACGGCGTGCCCAACGCGCTCGACAACTGCCCTCGCCTCGCGAACGCGGGGCAAGAAGACGCCGACAAAGACGGCCGCGGCGACGCGTGCGACGGGTGCTCCGAGGCGAACCCGGGCGCCGTCCCGTGCGCGAGCACCATCGTCGACGTGCGCAACCCGGCGCTCGTGAAGCACCCCAAGGTGGGCACGATCGTCTCGCTCGCGGGGGGCAGGGTCATCGGCAAGAAGACGAGCGATCGCCTCTGGCTACAGGAAGCGAACGCCACGCCCGTGCCGTTCTCGGGCATCACGCTCCTCACCGACTCGTTCGCGACGGGGGTCTCGGTGGGCAACGAGATCACCGTCACGGGCGTGTACACCGAGGTCTTCGGCATCAGCACCATCACGGTCGCGTCCCTGCAGACCACGGGCAACCAGACCACGCTCCCGTTCAGCCCGGTCGTGGTGACCGCCGCCGAGTACGGCAACACGGCCACCTCCGCCGAGGGGCTGGAGAACATGCTGCTCCAGCTCGACAACGTCACCATCTTGAACGACAACCCCGACACGGGGCCGTTCTACGAGCTCGTCGTGACAGGCAACTTGCGCATCGACGACGAGATCTACTCGCGCTACGGCGTGGGCACCTCGGCCGCGCCGCCGCCCCAGCCCATCCCTGGATTCCTGAAGGGCCAGGTGCTCACCAAGGTCGTCGGCGTCGGCGGCTTCTCGTTCTCGAACCGGAAGATCTACCCTCGAGGCGCGGCCGACATCGTCAAGCCCTGA
- a CDS encoding NAD(P)-binding domain-containing protein, which yields MIGAGSSGIAVAKALHERGVPFDAFEASDRVGGNWVFGNKNGMSSAYKGLHINTSRARMEYSDFPMPPGTPHFPHHSTIAAYFEAYIDRFGLRDKIAFETRVARVEKRGPYAYEVALSTGETRRYDAVIVANGHHWDPLWPEPAFPGTLAGQVLHSHDYKEPAPFAGKRVVVLGMGNSAMDIAVELSHVADRVFLAARRGAHVVPKLLFGVPLDQVFTSTRVPRRLRLLLGGAALRAAVGDVTRYGLPKPDHALGEAHPTISSRILDRLAHGAVTPKPNLERLDGGEVVFVDGSRERVDAVIYATGYKVTFPFFDESFVSAKDNELPLYKRVFHPEHEGLAFAGLLQPLGAIMPLAEAQGLWLAEVLAGACALPDRRAMDAAIARERAQLRARYVRSKRHTMQVDFDEYLEDVHTEIARGRRRAGAAARG from the coding sequence TTGATTGGCGCCGGGTCGTCCGGGATCGCGGTCGCGAAGGCGCTCCACGAGCGCGGCGTGCCCTTCGACGCCTTCGAGGCGAGCGATCGGGTTGGGGGCAACTGGGTGTTCGGCAACAAGAACGGGATGAGCTCGGCCTACAAGGGCCTGCACATCAACACTTCGCGCGCGCGTATGGAGTACTCCGATTTCCCCATGCCCCCGGGCACGCCCCATTTCCCGCACCACTCGACGATCGCGGCGTATTTCGAGGCCTACATCGACCGGTTCGGGCTCCGCGACAAGATCGCCTTCGAGACCCGGGTCGCGCGGGTCGAGAAGCGCGGCCCCTATGCCTACGAGGTCGCGCTCTCCACCGGCGAGACGCGGCGCTACGACGCGGTGATCGTCGCCAATGGCCACCACTGGGACCCGCTCTGGCCCGAGCCGGCGTTCCCCGGAACGCTCGCGGGGCAGGTGCTGCACTCACACGACTACAAGGAACCGGCGCCCTTCGCGGGCAAGCGCGTCGTCGTGCTCGGGATGGGCAACAGCGCCATGGACATCGCCGTCGAGCTCTCGCACGTCGCGGATCGGGTGTTCCTCGCGGCGCGGCGTGGCGCGCACGTCGTACCGAAGCTCTTGTTTGGCGTGCCGCTCGACCAGGTGTTCACCTCGACCCGGGTGCCGCGCCGCCTGCGCCTCTTGCTCGGGGGCGCGGCGCTTCGCGCGGCTGTGGGCGACGTGACGCGGTACGGGCTGCCGAAGCCCGATCACGCGCTCGGAGAGGCCCACCCCACGATCTCGAGCCGAATCCTCGACCGCCTCGCGCACGGCGCCGTGACGCCCAAGCCGAACCTCGAGCGCCTCGACGGCGGCGAGGTGGTGTTCGTCGACGGCTCGCGCGAGCGGGTCGACGCGGTCATCTACGCGACGGGCTACAAGGTCACGTTCCCGTTCTTCGACGAGTCGTTCGTGTCGGCCAAGGACAACGAGCTGCCGCTCTACAAGCGGGTGTTCCATCCCGAGCACGAGGGCCTCGCGTTCGCGGGCCTGCTGCAGCCGCTGGGCGCGATCATGCCGCTGGCCGAGGCTCAGGGGCTGTGGCTCGCGGAGGTGCTCGCGGGCGCCTGCGCGCTGCCCGATCGGCGCGCCATGGACGCCGCGATCGCGCGCGAGCGGGCCCAGCTGCGCGCGCGCTACGTGCGCTCGAAGCGGCACACGATGCAGGTCGACTTCGACGAGTATCTCGAGGACGTGCACACCGAGATCGCGCGCGGACGGCGCCGGGCCGGGGCCGCCGCGCGCGGCTGA
- a CDS encoding dihydroorotate dehydrogenase-like protein produces MKLDTTYMGLALRHPVIAAASPLSTTLDGMRRLEDGGASAVVMFSIFEEQLREEERARSQVASAGLSSFAESSSYLPELDVPSVGPTAYLELLRMARAALHIPIIASLNCVSPEGWVDYAKQVEQAGASAVELNIYSVEADLRVSGAEVEQRYFDILAAVKGAVSIPVSLKLSPFFSAMGHMATRLDEAGADGLVLFNRFYQPDVDIERLELLPTRHLGSPDEIRLPLLWIGLLHGRVRASLAATRGVDGPEEVIKYILAGADVVMVASSLLRHGPEHAHRLVQGLSRWMESRGATDLCEVRGAMSHGRVRDPSAFERANYLNVMGARGAHR; encoded by the coding sequence GTGAAGCTCGACACGACGTATATGGGCCTCGCGCTGCGCCACCCCGTGATCGCCGCGGCATCCCCGCTCTCGACCACGCTCGACGGCATGAGGCGCCTCGAGGACGGCGGCGCCTCGGCCGTGGTCATGTTCTCGATCTTCGAGGAGCAGCTCCGCGAGGAGGAGCGGGCCCGTTCACAGGTGGCGTCCGCGGGGCTCTCGAGCTTCGCCGAGTCGTCGAGCTACTTGCCCGAGCTCGACGTACCCAGCGTAGGCCCGACGGCCTACCTCGAGCTCCTCCGCATGGCGCGGGCGGCGCTTCATATCCCGATTATCGCCAGCCTGAACTGCGTGTCTCCCGAGGGGTGGGTCGACTACGCGAAGCAGGTCGAACAGGCCGGCGCCTCCGCCGTGGAGCTCAACATCTACTCGGTGGAGGCCGACCTGCGGGTCTCGGGGGCCGAGGTCGAGCAGCGTTATTTCGATATCCTCGCCGCGGTGAAGGGCGCAGTATCCATCCCCGTCTCGCTCAAGCTGAGCCCCTTCTTCAGCGCGATGGGCCACATGGCGACGCGGCTCGATGAGGCCGGCGCCGACGGGCTCGTGCTGTTCAACCGCTTCTACCAGCCCGACGTCGACATCGAGCGGCTCGAGCTCCTCCCGACGCGGCACCTCGGCTCGCCCGACGAGATCCGCCTCCCTCTCCTGTGGATAGGCCTGCTCCACGGGCGGGTTCGCGCGTCACTCGCGGCGACGCGCGGGGTGGACGGCCCCGAAGAGGTGATCAAATACATCCTCGCCGGCGCAGACGTCGTCATGGTGGCTTCGTCGCTCCTTCGCCACGGCCCCGAGCACGCGCACCGCCTCGTGCAGGGGCTCTCCCGGTGGATGGAGAGCCGGGGCGCGACCGACCTCTGCGAGGTGCGCGGCGCGATGAGCCACGGCCGTGTGCGCGATCCCTCGGCGTTCGAGCGGGCGAATTACCTCAACGTGATGGGCGCGCGGGGCGCGCACCGGTGA
- a CDS encoding DUF393 domain-containing protein → MSEGAVVLFDGVCNLCNGAVHFMIDRDPNERLRFASIQSEAGRALLTEHGIALPESDPDSIVLVANGRAHDGSGAALRIAARLAFPWPLFATLLVVPWFVRDIVYYLIARNRYRWFGKTEACRVPTPELKKRFLS, encoded by the coding sequence ATGAGCGAGGGCGCAGTGGTGCTGTTCGACGGCGTCTGCAACCTCTGCAACGGCGCGGTCCACTTCATGATCGATCGCGATCCGAACGAGCGCCTTCGCTTCGCGTCCATCCAGTCGGAGGCCGGGCGCGCGCTGCTGACGGAGCACGGCATCGCCTTGCCGGAGAGCGATCCCGACTCGATCGTGCTCGTAGCGAACGGGCGCGCCCACGACGGCTCGGGCGCCGCCCTTCGCATCGCGGCGAGGCTCGCGTTCCCGTGGCCGCTGTTCGCCACGCTCTTGGTCGTGCCCTGGTTCGTGCGCGACATCGTGTACTATTTGATCGCCAGGAACCGGTACCGCTGGTTCGGCAAGACCGAGGCGTGCCGGGTCCCCACTCCCGAGTTGAAGAAGAGGTTCCTGTCATGA